From Chryseobacterium sp. H1D6B, a single genomic window includes:
- a CDS encoding helix-turn-helix domain-containing protein, with product MKKPKIIPSHHNQLENFRVRLMPLSVFHEKQSEIHRDDHYMFILQQDGEFILDVDFKRVEMKGASLCFVEPGQIHQYIHQKDNEGWFLFVETGAVPEPYQEILGMYQWMRQSASVDKYDVIFDLPPILKRIEEDPALNHPSIELSLVDSVIGMIVSKLEKSQISGEQNKGQKYTITKQFKKLVKEDFKNNKKVREYAKFLAITPLYLNEAVKEVTGYPASFWIQQKILLEARRLLFYTVMDVKQIAFELGYEDPIYFSRFFKKGTGMTALQFRSGNQELSHHHR from the coding sequence TTGAAAAAACCTAAAATCATCCCGTCCCACCACAACCAGCTCGAAAATTTCAGGGTCAGGCTGATGCCGTTATCCGTTTTCCATGAAAAGCAGTCAGAAATACATAGAGACGACCATTATATGTTTATTCTGCAGCAGGATGGAGAATTTATTCTTGATGTGGATTTCAAACGAGTGGAAATGAAAGGAGCTTCCTTATGTTTTGTGGAGCCTGGACAGATTCATCAGTATATTCATCAGAAAGATAATGAGGGATGGTTTTTATTTGTAGAAACAGGAGCCGTTCCAGAACCGTATCAAGAGATATTGGGTATGTATCAATGGATGCGCCAGTCTGCTTCAGTCGATAAGTATGATGTTATTTTCGATCTTCCTCCGATACTCAAAAGAATAGAAGAAGATCCTGCTTTGAATCATCCTTCCATTGAACTCTCATTAGTGGACTCTGTTATTGGAATGATTGTTTCAAAACTGGAAAAATCTCAGATTTCAGGAGAGCAAAATAAAGGACAGAAATATACGATTACAAAACAGTTCAAAAAGCTGGTCAAAGAAGATTTTAAAAATAATAAAAAGGTACGGGAATATGCGAAGTTTCTAGCTATCACCCCTCTTTATTTGAATGAGGCGGTAAAAGAAGTTACAGGATATCCGGCCAGCTTCTGGATCCAGCAGAAAATCTTGCTGGAAGCACGCCGTCTCTTATTTTATACTGTAATGGATGTGAAACAGATTGCTTTTGAACTGGGGTATGAAGATCCCATTTATTTTTCAAGGTTTTTCAAAAAAGGAACAGGAATGACGGCACTGCAGTTCAGATCCGGAAACCAAGAATTGTCTCATCATCACCGTTAA